One stretch of Rathayibacter festucae DSM 15932 DNA includes these proteins:
- the hemW gene encoding radical SAM family heme chaperone HemW has protein sequence MGSALPLADPAPLDGLLPASVADGVETRDLGLYVHVPFCRVRCGYCDFNTYTATELRGAKQQDYADEAIVEMALGEGVLASAGLPRRPAATVFFGGGTPTLLPARDLVRMLDGLRRHFGVADGAEITTEANPDSVDAAYLRELADAGFTRVSFGMQSAVPHVLATLERTHDPERVPLVVEWAREAGLQVSLDLIYGTPGESLVDWERSLDSALANRPDHLSAYALIVEDGTKLARQIRRGEVATPDDDLTADMYELADARLAAAGYSWYEVSNWARDDAHRSRHNLSYWLGHDWWGVGPGAHSHVGGVRWWNVKHPAAYAERLHSGSSPAAGRETLDAATRRVEDVLLRSRLADGLPIDAIDPERRREVAGLIADGLVDGRAALRGRLVLTLHGRLLADAVVRRLTDG, from the coding sequence GTGGGCAGCGCCCTCCCGCTCGCCGACCCGGCGCCGCTCGACGGACTCCTGCCGGCCTCCGTCGCCGACGGCGTGGAGACCCGCGACCTCGGGCTGTACGTGCACGTCCCGTTCTGCCGGGTGCGCTGCGGCTACTGCGACTTCAACACCTACACCGCGACCGAGCTGCGCGGCGCGAAGCAGCAGGACTACGCCGACGAGGCGATCGTCGAGATGGCGCTCGGCGAGGGTGTGCTCGCGAGTGCCGGGCTGCCGAGGCGTCCCGCGGCGACCGTGTTCTTCGGCGGCGGGACTCCGACGCTGCTGCCCGCCCGCGATCTGGTGCGCATGCTCGACGGGCTCCGGCGGCACTTCGGCGTCGCCGACGGCGCCGAGATCACGACGGAGGCGAACCCGGACTCGGTCGACGCCGCCTACCTCCGCGAGCTGGCCGACGCCGGGTTCACCCGGGTCAGCTTCGGGATGCAGTCGGCCGTGCCGCACGTGCTCGCGACGCTCGAGCGCACCCACGATCCCGAGCGCGTGCCGCTCGTCGTCGAGTGGGCGCGCGAGGCGGGGCTTCAGGTCAGCCTCGACCTGATCTACGGCACGCCGGGGGAGTCGCTGGTCGACTGGGAGCGCTCGCTCGACTCGGCGCTGGCCAACCGGCCCGACCACCTCTCGGCGTACGCGCTGATCGTGGAGGACGGGACGAAGCTCGCGCGGCAGATCCGCCGCGGCGAGGTGGCGACTCCGGACGACGACCTGACCGCCGACATGTACGAGCTGGCGGATGCTCGGCTCGCCGCGGCCGGCTACTCCTGGTACGAGGTGAGCAACTGGGCGCGCGACGACGCGCATCGGTCGCGGCACAACCTGTCCTACTGGCTGGGGCACGACTGGTGGGGCGTCGGGCCCGGTGCCCACAGCCACGTCGGCGGGGTGCGCTGGTGGAACGTGAAGCACCCGGCGGCCTACGCCGAGCGGCTGCACTCGGGCTCGTCGCCGGCCGCCGGACGGGAGACCCTCGACGCCGCGACCCGCCGGGTGGAGGACGTGCTGCTGCGCTCGCGCCTGGCGGACGGGCTGCCGATCGACGCGATCGACCCGGAACGGCGCCGCGAGGTCGCGGGGCTGATCGCCGACGGCCTCGTCGACGGCCGGGCCGCCCTCCGCGGGCGCCTCGTGCTGACCCTGCACGGCCGGCTGCTGGCCGACGCGGTCGTCCGCCGCCTGACGGACGGCTGA
- a CDS encoding pyridoxal phosphate-dependent aminotransferase, whose translation MPRLADHIPAVPPSGIRRLFEIALRLDGVTLLAVGEPDVAVAPHIIEAARAAWAADDTGYGPNGGLMELRRAIVAKLARDNGFRADVEQVWVTVGATQALYQAMTLTLGPGDEVLLPDPGYTTFTMNARMIGAVPVPYTLRAENGFLPDLDELERIVTDRTRAIIVNSPSNPLGIVLPRPMLERLLDFARRHDLWIISDEVYECFTYGRPHVSLAALAQEAGHDDDRVFSVFSLSKTYAMTGVRVGYLVTPPGLTSTMVTVQEASISCVATPDQRAALAALTGPQDAVADASAHYLANLRLATALLDERGIRFREPEGAFYLWIDVSHASDGDVASWAEAFLLETLVAVAPGSAFGRTGEGWIRVCLAADPADLEHGLRALPAPTAAASA comes from the coding sequence ATGCCCCGACTCGCCGATCACATCCCCGCCGTTCCGCCCTCGGGCATCCGCCGGCTGTTCGAGATCGCCCTCCGCCTGGACGGCGTGACGCTGCTCGCCGTGGGGGAGCCCGACGTCGCCGTCGCACCGCACATCATCGAGGCGGCCCGTGCCGCCTGGGCCGCGGACGACACCGGCTACGGCCCGAACGGCGGCCTGATGGAGCTGCGGCGCGCGATCGTCGCCAAGCTCGCCCGCGACAACGGGTTCCGTGCCGACGTCGAGCAGGTCTGGGTCACGGTCGGCGCCACGCAGGCGCTGTACCAGGCGATGACGCTGACGCTCGGCCCCGGCGACGAGGTGCTCCTGCCCGACCCCGGCTACACCACCTTCACGATGAACGCGCGGATGATCGGCGCCGTCCCGGTGCCCTACACGCTGCGCGCCGAGAACGGCTTCCTCCCCGATCTCGACGAGCTCGAGCGGATCGTCACCGATCGCACCCGCGCGATCATCGTGAACAGCCCGTCGAACCCGCTCGGCATCGTCCTGCCGCGGCCGATGCTCGAGCGGCTGCTGGACTTCGCGCGCCGCCACGACCTCTGGATCATCAGCGACGAGGTCTACGAGTGCTTCACCTACGGCCGCCCGCACGTGAGCCTCGCCGCGCTCGCGCAAGAGGCCGGCCACGACGACGACCGCGTCTTCAGCGTCTTCTCGCTCTCGAAGACCTACGCGATGACCGGCGTCCGCGTCGGCTACCTGGTCACCCCGCCCGGCCTGACCTCCACGATGGTCACCGTCCAGGAGGCGTCGATCAGCTGCGTCGCGACGCCCGACCAGCGCGCGGCCCTCGCGGCGCTGACCGGGCCGCAGGACGCGGTCGCCGACGCCTCCGCGCACTACCTCGCCAACCTGCGGCTCGCGACGGCGCTGCTCGACGAGCGCGGCATCCGCTTCCGCGAGCCGGAGGGCGCCTTCTACCTCTGGATCGACGTCTCGCACGCGAGCGACGGCGACGTCGCCTCCTGGGCCGAGGCGTTCCTGCTCGAGACCCTCGTCGCCGTCGCGCCGGGCAGTGCCTTCGGGCGCACCGGTGAGGGCTGGATCCGCGTCTGCCTCGCGGCCGACCCCGCCGACCTCGAGCACGGGCTGCGCGCCCTGCCGGCCCCGACCGCGGCGGCGAGCGCATGA
- the rpsT gene encoding 30S ribosomal protein S20 codes for MANIKSQIKRNLTNKKANERNKAVKSELKTAVRAVHSAIAAGDTEKAATALAFAAKKLDKASSKGVIHKNQAANRKSAIAKQVAAL; via the coding sequence GTGGCAAACATCAAGTCGCAGATCAAGCGCAACCTCACCAACAAGAAGGCGAACGAGCGCAACAAGGCCGTCAAGAGCGAGCTGAAGACCGCCGTCCGCGCGGTGCACTCCGCCATCGCCGCCGGCGACACCGAGAAGGCCGCCACCGCGCTCGCCTTCGCCGCCAAGAAGCTCGACAAGGCCTCGAGCAAGGGCGTCATCCACAAGAACCAGGCCGCGAACCGCAAGTCGGCCATCGCGAAGCAGGTCGCCGCGCTGTAA
- a CDS encoding DUF4870 domain-containing protein, producing MSATPPPPPPAYSTPAPPLNPADEKTWAIVTHITGIFFSFIPSLIVYLVFKGRGPFLEAHAKTALNFHLTTLIAYVAGTILSFVLVGFIVFLVVPILVIVFAIIASVRASAGEYYTYPLSIPFFK from the coding sequence ATGTCGGCCACCCCGCCCCCGCCGCCGCCCGCCTACTCGACGCCCGCCCCGCCGCTGAACCCGGCCGACGAGAAGACCTGGGCGATCGTCACCCACATCACGGGCATCTTCTTCAGCTTCATCCCGTCGCTGATCGTCTACCTCGTCTTCAAGGGCCGCGGGCCCTTCCTCGAGGCGCACGCGAAGACGGCGCTGAACTTCCACCTGACCACGCTGATCGCCTACGTCGCCGGGACGATCCTGAGCTTCGTGCTCGTCGGCTTCATCGTCTTCCTCGTCGTGCCGATCCTCGTGATCGTCTTCGCGATCATCGCCTCGGTGCGCGCCAGCGCCGGCGAGTACTACACGTACCCGCTGAGCATCCCCTTCTTCAAGTAG
- a CDS encoding ComEA family DNA-binding protein, with protein MQQTSQADDPAGLLRRPRRARSRWRIGVGAAMVLVIAAAVVAVLLAGTRASGRTEVLAPAGGVTAAAGPSGAPSSTEGNATPAASSSPGEVLYVHVAGAVTAPGLYLLDPGARVADALAAAGGFTEPAERAAVNLARRLVDGEQILVPERGAAVVPGGTAPAAGGAAAAGGIVSLSTATAAQLEELPEIGPAMAAKIIAYREEHGPFTSVDQLLEVPGVGEKTLEAFREQVAP; from the coding sequence ATGCAGCAGACGAGCCAGGCCGACGACCCCGCGGGGCTGCTGCGCCGTCCGCGGCGAGCGCGGTCGCGCTGGCGGATCGGGGTCGGCGCGGCGATGGTGCTGGTGATCGCGGCGGCGGTCGTCGCGGTGCTCCTCGCCGGGACGCGGGCGAGCGGCCGGACGGAGGTGCTCGCGCCGGCCGGTGGTGTCACTGCTGCGGCGGGTCCGTCCGGAGCGCCCTCGTCCACGGAAGGGAACGCGACGCCCGCGGCGAGCAGCAGCCCCGGTGAGGTGCTCTACGTGCACGTCGCCGGAGCGGTCACCGCGCCCGGCCTCTATCTGCTCGATCCCGGTGCGCGGGTGGCCGATGCGCTCGCGGCGGCGGGTGGTTTCACGGAGCCGGCCGAGCGGGCCGCCGTGAACCTCGCGCGCCGGCTCGTGGACGGCGAGCAGATCCTCGTCCCGGAGCGGGGTGCGGCGGTCGTACCGGGCGGCACGGCTCCGGCCGCCGGAGGTGCTGCCGCCGCGGGCGGGATCGTCAGCCTCAGCACGGCCACGGCTGCGCAGCTGGAGGAGCTGCCCGAGATCGGCCCTGCGATGGCGGCGAAGATCATCGCCTACCGGGAGGAGCACGGGCCGTTCACCTCGGTGGACCAGCTGCTGGAGGTGCCGGGCGTCGGCGAGAAGACGCTCGAGGCGTTCCGCGAGCAGGTGGCGCCGTGA
- a CDS encoding GNAT family N-acetyltransferase → MSADDVLVRRVRPEEYAEVSRLRLAAYAHDYELGEEYAADVADVARHDREGEVWVAEEAGAILATVTTAAPGANLYSLGRPGELDWRLLAVAPEARGRGLGRLLTEFVVMLAVERGLQRVVMNSGTDMLAAHALYESMGFVRLPERENPPRIEPTRTYGLDL, encoded by the coding sequence ATGAGCGCCGACGACGTCCTGGTCCGCCGGGTGCGCCCGGAGGAGTACGCCGAGGTCTCCCGCCTGCGCCTCGCCGCCTATGCCCACGACTACGAGCTGGGGGAGGAGTACGCGGCGGACGTCGCCGATGTCGCCCGGCACGACCGCGAGGGCGAGGTCTGGGTCGCGGAGGAGGCCGGCGCGATCCTCGCGACCGTCACCACCGCGGCTCCCGGCGCCAACCTCTACTCCCTCGGTCGCCCGGGTGAGCTCGACTGGCGGCTGCTGGCGGTCGCTCCGGAGGCGCGCGGCCGCGGGCTGGGCCGCCTGCTCACCGAGTTCGTGGTGATGCTCGCCGTCGAGCGGGGACTCCAGCGCGTGGTCATGAACAGCGGCACCGACATGCTCGCCGCGCACGCCCTCTACGAGAGCATGGGCTTCGTCCGGCTCCCCGAGCGCGAGAACCCGCCCAGGATCGAGCCCACGCGCACCTACGGACTCGACCTCTAG
- a CDS encoding DUF1990 family protein, whose translation MSVRRSSFEGQPQVTYAAVGGTLAPDLLEYPPDGFTAERFEARLGSGAERFAITTASLMTWGVQRGSGIAVTDITAGSGVQYTGVNFDSAGTPIDLASRPTEEQFSADGTPYITAGVTAVLKITLLGRTVNAPVRVVYVVDEPDQVGFAYGTLEGHPESGEESFVVEKRADDSVWLVIRVFSRPSTALYRLGTPVLRVVQKRQVKKYLRALLPARVS comes from the coding sequence GTGAGCGTCCGGCGCTCGAGCTTCGAGGGGCAGCCGCAGGTCACCTACGCGGCGGTCGGCGGCACGCTCGCGCCGGATCTGCTCGAGTACCCGCCGGACGGCTTCACCGCCGAGCGCTTCGAGGCGCGCCTGGGCTCGGGCGCCGAGCGCTTCGCGATCACGACCGCGTCGCTGATGACGTGGGGCGTGCAGCGCGGCAGCGGCATCGCCGTCACCGACATCACCGCCGGCAGCGGCGTGCAGTACACCGGCGTGAACTTCGACTCCGCCGGCACCCCGATCGACCTCGCCAGCCGCCCGACCGAGGAGCAGTTCTCGGCGGACGGCACGCCCTACATCACCGCCGGCGTGACGGCCGTGCTCAAGATCACGCTGCTCGGCCGGACGGTGAACGCCCCCGTGCGGGTCGTCTACGTCGTGGACGAGCCCGACCAGGTCGGCTTCGCCTACGGCACCCTCGAGGGCCACCCGGAGAGCGGCGAGGAGTCGTTCGTGGTCGAGAAGCGCGCCGACGACTCGGTCTGGCTCGTCATCCGCGTCTTCTCGCGGCCCTCCACCGCCCTCTACCGCCTCGGCACCCCCGTCCTGCGGGTCGTGCAGAAGCGGCAGGTCAAGAAGTACCTGCGCGCGCTGCTGCCGGCGCGCGTCAGCTGA
- the holA gene encoding DNA polymerase III subunit delta, whose protein sequence is MAGRAPARGKAAPSKAAIPQLAWNQTRPAPIVLITGPEQFLADRALRFLREFLRAEDPSLEVNDIDAGGYAPGELLTLASPSLFDEPRLLRVSNVEKCSDAFLVEMIEYLAQPADGATVVLRHGGGNRGKKLLDAIRSGTGGGIEIVCAELKRESDKVDFAIAEFRTAGRTATTGAVRALVSAFSDDLDELASACQQLVSDVTGDITEATVAKYYGGRVETTAFTVADAAIAGRHGEALLGLRHALASGADPVPIVAAFASKLRTMAKVAGSREGSGQIASRLGLAPWQVDRARRDLAGWTGDGLGTAILTVAEADANVKGATRDPVFALERMVSVISARGV, encoded by the coding sequence ATGGCAGGCAGAGCCCCGGCGCGCGGCAAGGCGGCCCCCTCGAAGGCGGCGATCCCGCAGCTCGCGTGGAACCAGACGCGACCCGCTCCGATCGTGCTGATCACCGGTCCCGAGCAGTTCCTCGCCGACCGGGCACTGCGGTTCCTCCGCGAGTTCCTGCGCGCCGAGGACCCGAGTCTCGAGGTCAACGACATCGACGCCGGCGGCTACGCGCCGGGGGAGCTGCTGACGCTGGCGAGCCCGTCGCTGTTCGACGAACCGCGGCTGCTGCGCGTCTCCAACGTCGAGAAGTGCTCCGACGCGTTCCTCGTCGAGATGATCGAGTACCTCGCCCAGCCCGCGGACGGCGCGACGGTCGTGCTGCGGCACGGCGGTGGGAACCGCGGCAAGAAGCTGCTCGACGCGATCCGCTCGGGCACCGGCGGCGGCATCGAGATCGTCTGCGCCGAGCTCAAGCGGGAGAGCGACAAGGTCGACTTCGCGATCGCGGAGTTCCGCACCGCGGGGCGCACGGCTACCACCGGTGCGGTGCGGGCGCTGGTATCGGCGTTCTCCGACGACCTGGACGAGCTCGCCTCGGCCTGCCAGCAGCTCGTCTCCGATGTCACCGGTGACATCACCGAGGCGACGGTCGCGAAGTACTACGGCGGTCGGGTCGAGACCACCGCGTTCACGGTCGCTGATGCCGCGATCGCCGGTCGGCACGGGGAGGCTCTCCTGGGGCTCCGGCACGCGCTCGCGTCGGGTGCGGATCCGGTGCCGATCGTCGCGGCGTTCGCAAGCAAGCTGCGCACGATGGCGAAGGTCGCCGGGTCGCGCGAGGGGTCCGGCCAGATCGCCTCGCGGCTGGGACTCGCGCCGTGGCAGGTGGACCGCGCTCGCCGCGATCTGGCGGGCTGGACCGGTGACGGCCTGGGAACGGCGATCCTGACCGTCGCGGAGGCCGACGCGAACGTGAAGGGTGCGACCCGCGACCCGGTCTTCGCGCTCGAGCGCATGGTGTCCGTCATCTCGGCGCGCGGGGTCTGA
- the lepA gene encoding translation elongation factor 4 — protein MSPRAHLGLEPAATDPASIRNFCIIAHIDHGKSTLADRMLGITGVVEDRAMRAQYLDRMDIERERGITIKSQAVRMPWERDGQTFALNMIDTPGHVDFSYEVSRSLAACEGAILLVDAAQGIEAQTLANLYLALENDLAIIPVLNKIDLPAADPEKYAAELASLIGGDPADVLRVSGKTGVGVEALLDRVTELVPAPVGDKNAPARAMIFDSVYDSYRGVVTYVRMIDGQLSPREKIQMMSTRATHEILEIGVSSPEPVSTKGLGVGEVGYLITGVKDVRQSKVGDTVTTASKPATEALPGYTEPLPMVFSGLYPIDGSDYPDLREALDKLKLSDAALVYEPETSVALGFGFRCGFLGLLHLEIVTERLDREFGLDLITTAPSVIYEVTTDDKSTVTVTNPSEFPVGKIASVTEPIVRAAILAPKDYVGTIMELCQSRRGTLIGMEYLGEDRVEIRYHMPLGEIVFDFFDNLKSKTAGYASLDYEPAGDQEADLVKVDILLQGEQVDAFSAIVHRDKAYAYGVLMTGRLRKLIPRQQFEVPIQAAIGARIIARESISAMRKDVLAKCYGGDITRKRKLLEKQKEGKKRMKMVGRVEVPQEAFIAALSGDVETKDKK, from the coding sequence ATGTCTCCACGTGCACACCTCGGGCTCGAGCCCGCCGCGACCGATCCGGCGTCCATCCGCAACTTCTGCATCATCGCCCACATCGATCACGGCAAGTCCACGCTCGCCGATCGCATGCTCGGCATCACGGGCGTGGTCGAGGACCGCGCGATGCGCGCGCAGTACCTCGATCGGATGGACATCGAGCGCGAGCGCGGCATCACGATCAAGTCGCAGGCCGTGCGCATGCCCTGGGAGCGCGACGGACAGACCTTCGCGCTCAACATGATCGACACCCCCGGTCACGTCGACTTCTCCTACGAGGTCAGCCGCTCGCTCGCCGCTTGCGAGGGCGCGATCCTGCTGGTCGACGCCGCGCAGGGCATCGAGGCGCAGACCCTCGCGAACCTCTACCTCGCGCTCGAGAACGACCTGGCGATCATCCCGGTCCTCAACAAGATCGACCTCCCCGCCGCCGACCCGGAGAAGTACGCGGCCGAGCTCGCGAGCCTCATCGGCGGCGACCCGGCCGACGTCCTCCGCGTCTCCGGCAAGACCGGCGTCGGCGTCGAGGCTCTGCTCGACCGCGTCACCGAGCTGGTGCCCGCGCCGGTCGGCGACAAGAACGCTCCCGCTCGCGCGATGATCTTCGACTCCGTCTACGACTCCTACCGCGGCGTCGTCACCTACGTCCGGATGATCGACGGTCAGCTCTCGCCGCGCGAGAAGATCCAGATGATGTCGACGCGTGCCACTCACGAGATCCTCGAGATCGGCGTCTCCAGCCCCGAGCCGGTCTCCACCAAGGGCCTCGGCGTCGGCGAGGTCGGCTACCTGATCACCGGCGTGAAGGACGTCCGCCAGTCGAAGGTCGGCGACACCGTCACCACCGCGTCCAAGCCCGCCACCGAGGCGCTGCCCGGCTACACCGAGCCGCTGCCGATGGTGTTCTCCGGTCTCTACCCGATCGACGGCAGCGACTACCCCGACCTCCGCGAGGCACTGGACAAGCTCAAGCTCTCCGACGCGGCGCTCGTCTACGAGCCCGAGACCTCGGTCGCGCTCGGCTTCGGCTTCCGCTGCGGCTTCCTCGGTCTGCTGCACCTCGAGATCGTCACCGAGCGGCTCGACCGCGAGTTCGGCCTCGACCTGATCACCACGGCGCCGTCCGTCATCTACGAGGTGACCACCGACGACAAGAGCACCGTCACGGTCACCAACCCGAGCGAGTTCCCGGTCGGCAAGATCGCCAGCGTCACCGAGCCGATCGTCCGGGCCGCGATCCTCGCGCCGAAGGACTACGTCGGCACGATCATGGAGCTCTGCCAGAGCCGTCGCGGCACGCTGATCGGGATGGAGTACCTCGGCGAGGACCGCGTCGAGATCCGCTACCACATGCCCCTCGGCGAGATCGTCTTCGACTTCTTCGACAACCTCAAGTCGAAGACGGCCGGCTACGCCTCGCTCGACTACGAGCCCGCCGGCGATCAGGAGGCCGACCTGGTGAAGGTCGACATCCTGCTGCAGGGCGAGCAGGTCGACGCGTTCAGCGCGATCGTCCACCGCGACAAGGCCTACGCCTACGGCGTGCTGATGACGGGACGGCTGCGCAAGCTGATCCCGCGCCAGCAGTTCGAGGTGCCCATCCAGGCCGCGATCGGCGCTCGCATCATCGCGCGCGAGTCGATCAGCGCGATGCGGAAGGACGTCCTCGCCAAGTGCTATGGCGGTGACATCACCCGCAAGCGCAAACTGCTCGAGAAGCAGAAGGAGGGCAAGAAGCGCATGAAGATGGTCGGCCGCGTCGAGGTCCCGCAGGAGGCGTTCATCGCCGCCCTGAGTGGTGACGTCGAGACGAAGGACAAGAAGTGA